From Streptosporangium album, the proteins below share one genomic window:
- a CDS encoding PIG-L deacetylase family protein: MIGFRPPAVGRVALLAAHCDDIAIGAGGSLLTVCSARPGTRVDALVLSGGGTEREDEEHAALAAFCPGADLRLTVLKLPDGRLPAHWDEAKGAVEELRARTDPDLLFAPHPGDAHQDHRGLARLVPTAFRDHQVLGYEIVKWDGDLGRPSVYQPLTPEVAEAKVALLQQHYPSQRARPWYDREAFLGLARIRGIECHARYAEAFHVNKLTLDLAGG; this comes from the coding sequence ATGATCGGATTCAGGCCACCGGCGGTCGGCCGGGTCGCGCTGCTCGCCGCCCACTGCGACGACATCGCGATCGGCGCGGGCGGCAGCCTGCTGACCGTCTGCTCCGCCCGCCCCGGCACGCGGGTGGACGCGCTGGTGCTCTCCGGCGGCGGCACCGAGCGGGAGGACGAGGAGCACGCGGCGCTGGCCGCCTTCTGTCCCGGCGCGGACCTGCGGCTCACCGTGCTGAAGCTGCCCGACGGGCGGCTGCCCGCACACTGGGACGAGGCGAAGGGCGCCGTGGAGGAGCTGCGCGCGCGGACCGACCCGGACCTGCTGTTCGCGCCGCACCCCGGGGACGCCCACCAGGACCACCGCGGGCTGGCCCGGCTGGTGCCCACGGCCTTCCGCGACCACCAGGTGCTCGGCTACGAGATCGTCAAATGGGACGGCGACCTCGGGCGGCCGTCGGTCTACCAGCCGCTCACGCCCGAGGTGGCCGAGGCGAAGGTGGCCCTGCTCCAACAGCACTACCCCTCACAGCGGGCCCGTCCCTGGTACGACCGAGAGGCGTTCCTCGGACTGGCCCGCATCCGCGGCATCGAGTGCCATGCGCGCTACGCGGAGGCGTTCCACGTCAACAAGCTGACTCTCGACCTGGCTGGAGGATGA
- a CDS encoding NAD-dependent epimerase/dehydratase family protein, giving the protein MRVLLTGHQGYLGSVMAPALAEAGHEVIGLDSGLFADCVLGPVPDDPRGHSVDLRDVTARELAGVDAVVHLAALSNDPLGSLAPQLTYDINHHASVRLARLAREAGVRRFLYASTCSVYGASGGDGLVGEDAPLRPVTPYAESKVRVEDDLVTLADDDFTPVFLRNATAFGFSPRLRADIVLNNLVGRALLSGEVRVLSDGTPWRPLVHAGDIADAFVLALAAPRDAVHARAFNVGTERNNVTVAEIAAEVVETVPGSTLVVTGEAGADPRSYRVDFSRIRAALPGYEARWTVKDGAVELADAYRRFGLTEQDFQHRFTRLARLSARRAEGTVDDALRPHGAVAGDA; this is encoded by the coding sequence ATGCGCGTGCTGCTGACCGGGCACCAGGGTTACCTGGGAAGTGTGATGGCCCCGGCGCTCGCCGAGGCGGGCCACGAGGTGATCGGCCTGGATTCCGGGCTGTTCGCCGACTGCGTCCTGGGCCCCGTGCCCGACGACCCCCGCGGTCACTCGGTCGACCTGCGGGACGTCACCGCCCGTGAGCTGGCGGGGGTGGACGCCGTGGTGCACCTCGCCGCCCTGTCCAACGATCCGCTCGGCTCGCTGGCACCTCAGCTCACCTACGACATCAACCACCACGCCTCGGTGCGGCTGGCCCGGCTGGCCCGCGAGGCGGGCGTGCGCCGGTTCCTGTACGCCTCCACCTGCTCGGTCTACGGCGCCTCCGGCGGCGACGGACTGGTCGGCGAGGACGCGCCGCTGCGCCCGGTGACCCCCTACGCGGAGTCCAAGGTCCGGGTCGAGGACGACCTGGTCACGCTGGCCGACGACGACTTCACCCCGGTGTTCCTGCGCAACGCCACCGCGTTCGGGTTCTCCCCGCGGCTGCGCGCGGACATCGTGCTGAACAACCTCGTCGGGCGCGCGCTGCTCTCCGGGGAGGTGCGGGTGCTGTCCGACGGCACCCCGTGGCGGCCGCTGGTGCACGCCGGGGACATCGCGGACGCCTTCGTCCTGGCCCTCGCCGCTCCCCGGGACGCCGTGCACGCCAGGGCGTTCAACGTGGGCACCGAGCGGAACAACGTGACCGTGGCGGAGATCGCCGCCGAGGTCGTCGAGACGGTGCCCGGGTCCACGCTGGTGGTCACCGGTGAGGCCGGTGCCGACCCGCGTTCCTACCGGGTGGACTTCTCCCGCATCCGCGCCGCGCTCCCCGGCTACGAGGCCCGCTGGACGGTCAAGGACGGCGCGGTCGAGCTGGCCGACGCGTACAGGCGGTTCGGCCTGACCGAGCAGGACTTCCAGCACCGCTTCACCAGGCTCGCCCGGCTGTCGGCCCGGCGCGCCGAGGGCACCGTCGACGACGCGCTGCGACCACACGGGGCGGTCGCCGGTGACGCCTGA
- a CDS encoding DUF4910 domain-containing protein: MPASTEGREMHALVERLYPLCRSITGDGVRRTLEIVGESVPLRIHEVPTGTEVLDWTVPKEWNIRDAYIKDPSGARVVDFAESNLHVVGYSVPVSATMPLAELRHHLHTLPEQPDLIPYRTSYYAETWGFCLRENTLADLPDGDYEVRIDSTLADGHLTYGEHVVPGRVADEVLVSCHVCHPSLANDNLAGIAVATRLARRLAGADPWYTYRFLFMPGTIGAITWLARNRERAARIRHGLVLACAGDSGALTYKRSRRGDAEIDRAVRHVLRTSGRDHTIVDFSPYGYDERQFCSPGFNLPVGSLTRTPYAGYPEYHTSADNPGFVSPEAMTDTLETCWEITRVLERDRRYLNLSPYGEPQLGRRGLYGSLGGRSDTKQAQMAMLWVLNLSDGENSLLDIAERSDLPFAVVADAAQALRGAGLVKEQQR, translated from the coding sequence GTGCCGGCCAGCACAGAGGGGCGTGAGATGCACGCCCTGGTCGAGCGGCTCTACCCGCTCTGCCGGAGCATCACCGGCGACGGGGTGCGCCGCACACTGGAGATCGTCGGTGAGTCCGTCCCGCTGCGGATCCACGAGGTGCCGACGGGGACCGAGGTCCTCGACTGGACGGTGCCCAAGGAGTGGAACATCCGCGACGCCTACATCAAGGACCCCTCGGGCGCCCGGGTGGTCGACTTCGCCGAGTCGAACCTCCACGTGGTCGGCTACAGCGTCCCGGTGTCGGCCACCATGCCCCTCGCGGAGCTCCGCCACCATCTGCACACCCTGCCCGAACAGCCCGACCTGATCCCGTACCGGACCAGCTACTATGCGGAGACCTGGGGTTTCTGCCTGCGGGAGAACACCCTGGCCGACCTCCCGGACGGCGACTACGAGGTCCGGATCGACTCCACCCTGGCCGACGGCCACCTCACCTACGGCGAGCACGTGGTGCCGGGCCGGGTCGCCGACGAGGTGCTCGTCTCCTGCCACGTCTGCCACCCCTCACTGGCGAACGACAACCTGGCGGGCATCGCCGTGGCGACCCGGCTCGCCCGGCGGCTGGCCGGGGCCGACCCGTGGTACACCTACCGCTTCCTGTTCATGCCGGGCACCATCGGCGCGATCACCTGGCTGGCGCGTAACCGTGAACGTGCCGCCCGGATCAGGCACGGGCTCGTGCTGGCCTGCGCGGGAGACAGCGGCGCGCTGACCTACAAGCGCAGCAGGCGCGGGGACGCGGAGATCGACCGGGCGGTGCGGCACGTCCTGCGGACCTCGGGACGCGATCACACGATCGTGGACTTCTCACCGTACGGCTACGACGAGCGGCAGTTCTGCTCACCCGGATTCAACCTGCCGGTCGGCTCTCTGACCCGCACGCCGTACGCCGGCTATCCGGAGTACCACACCTCGGCCGACAACCCGGGCTTCGTCTCGCCCGAGGCGATGACGGACACCCTGGAGACCTGCTGGGAGATCACGCGGGTGCTGGAGCGCGACCGTCGTTACCTCAACCTCAGCCCGTACGGCGAGCCGCAGCTGGGCAGGCGGGGGCTGTACGGATCGCTGGGCGGTCGCAGCGACACCAAGCAGGCGCAGATGGCGATGTTGTGGGTGCTGAACCTCTCCGACGGGGAGAACAGCCTGCTCGACATCGCGGAACGGTCCGACCTGCCCTTCGCCGTGGTGGCGGATGCGGCACAAGCCCTGCGTGGTGCAGGACTGGTCAAGGAGCAGCAGAGATGA
- a CDS encoding oligosaccharide flippase family protein → MEDRQGADPAAVDEETGRPDAAASQVGEIGRQAGRGLRWSVLGNLVMRAGSFAVSLVLARLLVPEDFGVYAIAMAASQFVIHINDAGIIAATVQWRGKLEDMAPTATIVAIASSTALYGVFWVIAPYFAHASGSEDATWVIRVLSATNLVYGLTAVRSAALLRRFEQDKLTKANLVGFLVNAPVSIVLAAGGAGAFSFAWGQLCGAAVTAVLVVAYARVRIKFGMNRAIARKLLVFGLPLCVSLGIEGLLLNADYVIVGDVLGLTLLGFYLLAFNISSWVPGLIGTAVRYVALPSFSRLAEENEESLSLGVQRAVPLLFSIVVPVAVLMGTLAPAVVVFLYGERWAPSAEVLRFLAILMVVRMLTALAFDILAAMGATRATVWLNLGWAVALVPALMVGARVDGIRGAAVGHAVVAVLVALPLATLALHRAGVVLAPIAAALARPVLGGVLAAVVMTALVQVVGGVPLVQLCVAGGTGLLGYVLVVVPQAVLKQLGGRVTDLIPARSR, encoded by the coding sequence ATGGAAGACAGACAGGGCGCGGACCCGGCAGCGGTGGACGAGGAGACCGGGCGGCCGGACGCGGCCGCCTCCCAGGTCGGGGAGATCGGCAGGCAGGCCGGCCGCGGGCTGCGCTGGAGCGTGCTGGGCAACCTGGTCATGAGGGCCGGGTCGTTCGCCGTGAGCCTGGTCCTCGCCCGGCTGCTGGTGCCGGAGGACTTCGGCGTCTACGCCATCGCGATGGCCGCCAGCCAGTTCGTCATCCATATCAACGACGCCGGCATCATCGCGGCGACGGTGCAGTGGCGGGGCAAACTGGAGGACATGGCGCCCACGGCGACGATCGTGGCCATCGCCTCCAGCACCGCCCTGTACGGGGTCTTCTGGGTCATCGCTCCCTACTTCGCGCACGCGTCCGGGAGCGAGGACGCCACCTGGGTGATCCGGGTGCTCAGCGCGACCAACCTCGTCTACGGCCTGACCGCGGTGCGCAGCGCGGCCCTGCTGCGCAGGTTCGAGCAGGACAAGCTCACCAAGGCCAACCTGGTGGGCTTCCTGGTGAACGCCCCGGTGTCCATCGTGCTCGCCGCCGGTGGTGCGGGGGCCTTCAGTTTCGCCTGGGGGCAGCTCTGCGGTGCCGCGGTCACCGCGGTGCTGGTGGTCGCCTACGCCAGGGTGCGCATCAAATTCGGCATGAACCGTGCGATCGCCAGGAAGCTGCTGGTGTTCGGGCTGCCGCTCTGCGTCAGCCTCGGTATCGAGGGGCTGCTGCTGAACGCCGACTACGTGATCGTCGGTGACGTCCTCGGCCTCACCCTGCTCGGTTTCTACCTGCTGGCCTTCAACATCTCCAGCTGGGTGCCCGGACTCATCGGCACCGCCGTCCGCTACGTGGCCCTGCCCAGCTTCTCCCGCCTGGCCGAGGAGAACGAGGAGTCGCTGTCCCTGGGAGTACAGCGCGCGGTGCCGCTGCTGTTCTCCATCGTGGTGCCGGTCGCCGTCCTGATGGGGACGCTCGCCCCCGCGGTGGTGGTGTTCCTGTACGGCGAGCGCTGGGCGCCCTCCGCCGAGGTGCTGCGTTTCCTGGCGATCCTGATGGTGGTGCGGATGCTGACCGCCCTGGCGTTCGACATCCTGGCCGCGATGGGCGCCACCAGGGCGACCGTCTGGCTCAACCTGGGCTGGGCGGTGGCCCTGGTGCCCGCGCTGATGGTCGGCGCGCGCGTGGACGGCATCCGCGGTGCGGCGGTCGGGCACGCGGTCGTCGCCGTCCTGGTCGCGTTGCCGCTGGCGACGCTGGCCCTGCACCGGGCGGGAGTGGTCCTGGCCCCGATCGCCGCCGCCCTGGCCCGCCCGGTGCTGGGCGGCGTGCTCGCGGCGGTCGTCATGACGGCGCTGGTCCAGGTCGTCGGTGGCGTTCCGCTGGTCCAGCTGTGCGTGGCGGGCGGCACGGGACTGCTCGGCTACGTCCTCGTCGTCGTGCCGCAGGCCGTACTCAAGCAGCTGGGCGGCCGGGTGACCGATCTGATCCCGGCCCGTTCCCGCTGA
- a CDS encoding glycosyltransferase family 2 protein has protein sequence MLGTDTLVSVGLPVRNGAARLEGVVSSVLAQDHENIELVICDNASTDDTEEFCRELARSDSRIAYHRQPRNVGLLNNFIHAGRIARGTFFRWVGDDDWLAPDCVSASLRAFEQDGRLILVTTQVAYTDPDGTTRTGVYEGTGLRSDDPVERFAEMLRMLNESHLLIDPLYGLMRRDRMVDIPRRNMLREDEVFAAKLALAGPWGHVPEVLAHRNWKHERIRVIGRRLGVPAWQAHFSSTLQYLELLNWVRESGLTGEQSRRARAAAHRMYARRQRRTASHRGRKLVRLAGELVSGGRFSERSATGR, from the coding sequence ATGCTTGGAACCGACACGCTGGTGTCCGTCGGACTGCCGGTGCGCAACGGCGCGGCGCGGCTGGAGGGCGTGGTCAGCTCGGTGCTGGCACAGGACCACGAGAACATCGAACTGGTGATCTGCGACAACGCCTCGACCGACGACACCGAGGAGTTCTGCCGGGAGCTGGCGCGGTCCGACAGCCGGATCGCCTACCACCGGCAGCCGCGGAACGTGGGACTGCTCAACAACTTCATCCACGCGGGGCGGATCGCCCGGGGGACGTTCTTCCGCTGGGTCGGTGACGACGACTGGCTGGCGCCCGACTGCGTCTCCGCGTCCCTGCGCGCCTTCGAACAGGACGGACGGCTCATCCTGGTCACCACGCAGGTGGCCTACACCGATCCCGACGGCACGACCCGGACCGGCGTCTACGAGGGGACCGGACTGCGCTCCGACGACCCCGTCGAACGGTTCGCCGAGATGCTGCGCATGCTCAACGAGAGCCACCTGCTGATCGACCCCCTGTACGGCCTGATGCGCCGGGACCGCATGGTGGACATCCCCCGGCGCAACATGCTGCGCGAGGACGAGGTGTTCGCCGCCAAGCTCGCCCTGGCCGGGCCGTGGGGCCACGTGCCCGAGGTGCTCGCCCACCGCAACTGGAAGCACGAGCGCATCAGGGTGATCGGGCGCCGTCTCGGGGTGCCCGCCTGGCAGGCGCACTTCTCCTCCACCCTGCAGTACCTCGAACTTCTGAACTGGGTGCGTGAGTCCGGCCTCACCGGCGAGCAGAGCCGCCGCGCGCGCGCCGCCGCGCACCGGATGTACGCCCGGCGCCAGCGGCGTACGGCCTCCCACCGCGGACGCAAGCTGGTGCGGCTGGCCGGAGAGCTGGTCAGCGGCGGCCGGTTCTCCGAACGCTCCGCGACCGGCCGCTGA
- a CDS encoding acyltransferase family protein: protein MTSSEEGIRDETTGTTVHGSTERGRLAGLDGIRGVAALFVMVHHCWLLSFPGYPANTGPAWLGWLLYGHFAVVVFIVLSGFSLAVSPARSAWRLGGVRRFARRRAWRILPPYWAALVFSLVIAWTLVPQPGEGAPTAKSVAVYGLLLQDLFGAPSPNGAFWSIAVEAQLYLVFPLLLLVLRRAGAAVMLAAVTVVVAAVGLLAPGVPLVDMLMRLTPQFAVLFAVGVVATGVIAAEEHVRRLPWHWMALLAAVPVSVVIVVRGSVWTVENYFWIDMALGPAVGLLLAAVSTGRPVALVRLLDLRPIRSLGSFSYTLYLIHAPIVVVLFQSVVAPHLPAGLPSFLTVLALAVPVSLLAARSFAAVFELPFQRHRSWPALRAAARARMSRMRAALRPAP, encoded by the coding sequence ATGACGTCCTCCGAAGAGGGCATCCGGGACGAAACGACCGGCACCACCGTCCATGGTTCCACGGAACGCGGCCGTCTGGCGGGGCTCGACGGGATCCGTGGCGTGGCGGCCCTTTTCGTCATGGTGCACCACTGCTGGCTGCTGTCCTTTCCGGGCTATCCGGCCAACACCGGCCCGGCCTGGCTCGGCTGGCTCCTTTACGGGCACTTCGCGGTGGTCGTCTTCATCGTCCTTTCGGGCTTCTCGCTGGCCGTCTCCCCCGCCCGGTCGGCGTGGCGGCTCGGAGGCGTGCGCCGGTTCGCCCGGCGACGTGCCTGGCGCATCCTCCCGCCGTACTGGGCCGCCCTGGTGTTCAGCCTGGTGATCGCCTGGACCTTGGTCCCCCAGCCGGGGGAAGGGGCGCCCACGGCGAAGTCGGTGGCCGTCTACGGCCTGCTGCTCCAGGACCTGTTCGGCGCGCCGAGTCCCAACGGGGCCTTCTGGTCCATCGCCGTCGAGGCCCAGCTCTATCTGGTCTTCCCTCTCCTGCTGCTGGTCCTCCGCCGGGCGGGCGCGGCCGTGATGCTGGCGGCCGTCACCGTGGTCGTGGCGGCCGTCGGGTTGCTGGCGCCCGGCGTGCCCCTCGTGGACATGCTGATGCGGCTGACCCCCCAGTTCGCCGTGCTGTTCGCGGTGGGGGTGGTCGCCACGGGTGTCATCGCCGCCGAGGAGCACGTACGGCGGCTGCCGTGGCACTGGATGGCGCTGCTCGCCGCGGTCCCGGTGTCCGTCGTGATCGTGGTACGGGGCTCGGTGTGGACGGTGGAAAACTACTTCTGGATCGACATGGCGCTCGGCCCCGCCGTCGGCCTGCTCCTGGCCGCGGTGTCCACGGGCCGGCCGGTGGCGCTGGTACGGCTGCTGGACCTGCGGCCGATCCGGAGCCTGGGTTCCTTCTCCTACACGCTCTACCTGATCCACGCCCCGATCGTCGTGGTGCTGTTCCAGTCGGTCGTCGCCCCGCACCTGCCGGCCGGCCTTCCGTCGTTCCTGACCGTCCTCGCGCTGGCCGTACCGGTGAGCCTGCTGGCGGCCCGGTCGTTCGCCGCGGTCTTCGAACTCCCCTTCCAGCGTCACCGCAGCTGGCCTGCGCTGCGCGCGGCCGCCCGGGCCAGGATGTCGCGGATGCGCGCGGCCCTACGCCCCGCGCCGTAG
- a CDS encoding O-antigen ligase family protein: MTAVPAGLTLPVRQRADGATLVCFFVAALMIVPARLVFRVLPLSITPANLVALIATLCWLCAHFTLTLGMAKGRTPVRTALFVFLTAMTATFGYATYGYLPADELKLADHALILLVAGAGLALMVCDGVRGPERLDFVLKAVVVAGAVIAVIGACQFLFDLDLTRYLELPGLRYTSEDGFVSARSDFRRVAATTGHPIEFGVVCAMLLPIAAHYGFQARERGEPALRWWACSALIGMGLMFSVSRSAVLSLMGVAFVMFLGWPGRRRIQALLVVLGFLVVMRFMAPGLINTFYNLFANAGTDDSVRYRTHDYAVAGYEIAKHLWLGRGAGTWYAPKHQVFDNQYLLSAVETGLIGIATVVALFVCGIYSALRARHLSADPGARDLGLTLAACLVVPLIGAATFDLLSFATVTGLSFLLVGAAGALLRNAVETARRDRESAAPWRARVGEAARELIRRPGRVGG, from the coding sequence ATGACGGCCGTGCCGGCCGGCCTCACCCTGCCGGTCCGCCAGCGTGCCGACGGGGCGACCCTGGTCTGCTTCTTCGTCGCCGCCCTGATGATCGTCCCTGCCCGCCTGGTCTTCCGGGTGCTGCCGCTGTCGATCACCCCGGCCAACCTCGTCGCCCTCATCGCCACCCTCTGCTGGCTGTGCGCGCATTTCACGCTCACCCTGGGGATGGCGAAAGGCCGCACACCGGTGCGCACCGCGCTGTTCGTCTTCCTGACCGCGATGACGGCGACCTTCGGGTACGCCACCTACGGCTACCTCCCCGCCGACGAGCTCAAGCTCGCCGATCACGCCCTGATCCTGCTGGTGGCCGGTGCCGGCCTCGCGCTCATGGTCTGCGACGGGGTCCGCGGCCCCGAGCGCCTGGACTTCGTGCTCAAGGCCGTCGTGGTGGCGGGCGCGGTCATCGCGGTGATCGGAGCCTGCCAGTTCCTGTTCGACCTCGACCTCACCCGCTACCTGGAGCTTCCGGGACTCCGCTACACCTCCGAGGACGGGTTCGTCAGCGCGAGATCCGACTTCCGCCGGGTCGCCGCGACGACCGGCCATCCCATCGAGTTCGGCGTGGTGTGCGCGATGCTCCTCCCGATCGCCGCCCACTACGGGTTCCAGGCCCGCGAGCGCGGCGAACCGGCCCTGCGGTGGTGGGCGTGCTCGGCCCTGATCGGGATGGGCCTGATGTTCTCGGTCTCCCGGTCGGCGGTGCTGAGCCTGATGGGCGTCGCCTTCGTGATGTTCCTCGGCTGGCCGGGCCGGCGGCGGATCCAGGCGCTGCTCGTCGTGCTCGGCTTCCTGGTCGTGATGAGATTCATGGCTCCCGGGCTCATCAACACGTTCTACAACCTGTTCGCCAACGCCGGCACCGACGACAGCGTCCGCTACCGCACGCACGACTACGCGGTCGCCGGCTACGAGATCGCCAAACACCTCTGGCTGGGCCGGGGGGCGGGCACCTGGTACGCGCCCAAGCACCAGGTCTTCGACAACCAGTACCTTCTCTCCGCGGTGGAGACAGGGCTGATCGGCATCGCGACGGTCGTCGCGCTGTTCGTGTGCGGTATCTACTCGGCTCTGCGGGCCCGCCACCTGAGTGCCGATCCCGGTGCCCGCGACCTCGGTCTCACCCTCGCCGCCTGCCTGGTCGTCCCGCTGATCGGGGCGGCGACCTTCGACCTGCTGTCCTTCGCCACCGTCACCGGCCTGTCGTTCCTGCTGGTCGGCGCCGCGGGGGCGCTGCTCCGCAACGCGGTCGAGACGGCCAGGCGGGACCGCGAGTCCGCTGCCCCCTGGCGGGCCCGCGTCGGCGAGGCGGCCAGGGAGCTGATCCGCAGGCCGGGCAGGGTGGGCGGTTAG
- a CDS encoding MFS transporter, giving the protein MTAIHTRQAVASEYQPGERAYSRITTGLMLGGLANFLALYHVQPLLPGIAVAYRVSASEATAVLSLSTITMAVALLFIGPLSDAVGRVPIMRISLVGSAVLGLAAAFAPTWNSLLVLRGLEGMALAGLPAVAMAYLREEIHPAAHLRANATYIMGTALGGAAGRLLPGPLEARWGWHGAGAVIGGITLLCAVGLWVLVPPSRRFERSRPRGLARNTALTLRDPALVLLCLVGAATMGAFAGLYNALSFRLQAAPYLMGEAATLVYAAYPFGITAPPVAGRLALRRGRGPVALLGVALLLTGILLTAAPGLPAIVAGVGVLTFAFLGTHSLVSGWVAGRAHRVGVGVGQASGLYLLAYYAGSSAFGALAVYLWQTGGWSGVIVISSVLTVTAGGLVLLARRFDTP; this is encoded by the coding sequence GTGACCGCCATCCATACACGCCAGGCCGTCGCGTCCGAATACCAGCCGGGCGAGCGCGCCTACAGCCGGATCACGACCGGGCTGATGCTCGGCGGGCTGGCGAACTTTCTCGCCCTCTACCACGTCCAGCCGCTGCTCCCCGGCATAGCGGTCGCCTACCGGGTGTCGGCGTCGGAGGCGACCGCGGTGCTGTCGCTGTCCACGATCACGATGGCCGTGGCGCTGCTGTTCATCGGCCCTCTCTCCGACGCCGTGGGCCGGGTGCCGATCATGCGGATCTCCCTGGTCGGCTCGGCCGTGCTGGGTCTGGCGGCCGCATTCGCACCGACGTGGAACAGCCTGCTGGTCCTGCGCGGCCTGGAGGGCATGGCGCTGGCCGGGCTGCCCGCAGTGGCGATGGCCTATCTGCGAGAGGAGATCCATCCGGCCGCGCACCTGCGCGCGAACGCCACCTACATCATGGGGACGGCCCTCGGCGGGGCGGCGGGACGGCTGCTGCCCGGACCGTTGGAAGCGCGCTGGGGCTGGCACGGGGCCGGCGCCGTCATCGGCGGCATCACGCTGCTGTGCGCGGTCGGTCTGTGGGTGCTGGTGCCACCCTCCCGGCGGTTCGAGCGCTCCCGGCCGCGTGGGCTGGCCCGCAATACCGCGCTGACCCTGCGCGATCCTGCCCTGGTGCTGCTGTGCCTGGTCGGAGCGGCCACGATGGGGGCGTTCGCCGGGCTCTACAACGCGCTGTCCTTCCGGCTGCAGGCGGCGCCGTACCTCATGGGCGAGGCCGCCACGCTGGTGTACGCGGCCTACCCGTTCGGCATCACGGCACCGCCCGTCGCCGGGCGGCTGGCGCTGCGGCGGGGACGCGGCCCGGTGGCCCTGCTGGGCGTGGCCCTGCTGCTCACGGGGATCCTGCTCACCGCCGCGCCGGGGCTGCCCGCGATCGTCGCCGGGGTCGGCGTGCTGACCTTCGCCTTCCTCGGTACGCACTCGCTGGTCAGCGGCTGGGTGGCGGGCCGTGCGCACCGCGTCGGCGTGGGGGTGGGGCAGGCCTCGGGGCTCTACCTTCTCGCCTACTATGCCGGGAGCTCGGCGTTCGGGGCGCTGGCCGTCTACCTGTGGCAGACGGGAGGGTGGTCCGGCGTGATCGTCATCTCGTCCGTCCTGACCGTCACGGCCGGGGGCCTCGTGCTCCTGGCCCGCCGCTTCGACACCCCGTGA
- a CDS encoding LysR family transcriptional regulator: MDLQTLRWFLSLCDTEHMRDTAAIEGVNQSTLSRALARMEADLGVELFHRRGRRLAVNRFGALFREHAVRAVAELDGARRRIDALVNPDSGLIRLGFLHSVGRWLVPEILRDLRAVAPGIRFELHQGFARELFAWLHHGDIDVALVTPPPEGDGTRWHPLREQQLCVALPAGHPLAPVEGLTLADVREEPFIAFARTTDLRKVIDGLCREAGFEPVIAFESEEIATVRGLIGAGLGVGVLPLPAVLEHDDPVYRPLASGQRRPIGLAWNGSPIPTAATAMFVRHLVASGGQGACP, encoded by the coding sequence ATGGACCTGCAGACCCTGCGCTGGTTCCTGTCGTTATGTGACACGGAGCACATGCGTGACACCGCGGCGATCGAGGGCGTCAACCAGTCCACGCTGTCGCGGGCGCTCGCCCGGATGGAGGCCGACCTGGGCGTCGAGCTGTTCCACCGGCGCGGGCGCCGGCTCGCCGTCAACCGGTTCGGCGCGCTGTTCCGCGAGCACGCCGTCCGGGCCGTCGCCGAGCTGGACGGCGCCCGCCGGCGCATCGACGCGCTGGTCAACCCCGACTCCGGGCTGATCAGGCTGGGGTTCCTGCACTCGGTGGGCCGCTGGCTGGTCCCTGAGATCCTCCGCGACCTCCGGGCCGTCGCCCCGGGAATCCGTTTCGAGCTGCACCAGGGCTTCGCCAGGGAGCTGTTCGCCTGGCTTCACCACGGCGACATCGACGTCGCCCTGGTCACCCCGCCGCCCGAGGGGGACGGCACGCGCTGGCATCCTCTGCGCGAGCAGCAGCTCTGCGTCGCCCTGCCGGCCGGTCACCCGCTCGCCCCGGTCGAGGGGCTGACGCTCGCGGACGTGCGCGAGGAGCCGTTCATCGCCTTCGCCCGCACCACGGACCTGCGGAAGGTCATCGACGGGCTGTGCCGGGAGGCCGGGTTCGAACCGGTCATCGCGTTCGAGAGCGAGGAGATCGCCACCGTGCGCGGCCTCATCGGGGCGGGGCTCGGGGTGGGGGTTCTGCCGCTACCGGCCGTGCTGGAACACGACGACCCCGTCTACCGCCCGCTCGCTTCGGGGCAGCGGCGTCCCATCGGGCTGGCGTGGAACGGGTCGCCGATCCCTACCGCGGCGACCGCGATGTTCGTGCGGCACCTCGTCGCGTCCGGCGGGCAGGGGGCATGCCCGTGA